AAAAAATCAGTGTTAATTACAGATAAAGCGAGTAATATAACGACAGAATAAACCCATAGTAAAGAGACTGTTTGTTCGAAAAGCAATAAATATTGCGCTAAGTTAAAAGTTTTTAGCGATTGTTTAAAATCTCTGATTAATACTTCTTGTCCACCTTGAGCCCATCTTATTCGTTGTTTCCACAAACCACCGATAGTTTCAGGGACTAGCATCCAACAAAGTGCGCGCGGTTCATATTTTATGCGCCAACCATTTAAGTGAAATTTCCAGGAGATAGCAATATCTTCTGTAATCATATCGATATCCCATCCTCCGACTTGGATAATGGCTTCTTTTCTAAATAAGGTAAATACTCCGGATATAGTATTGATTTTACCTGCAATCGATTGAGCTCTTTTGATACTTCCAACCATGCTTGCATATTCAATAGCTTGAATTTTACCCAAAATAGAACTCTTATTTCTGATTCTCGGGTTTCCAGTAACGGCAGCTAACTTAGGATCATGTTTAAAGGATTCAATCATAAAATATGGTGCATCCTCGTCAACTATTGTATCTGCGTCGATTCCCATAATATATTTATAAGTTGCATGTTTTATACCTTCGTTCAGAGCGTTTGCTTTACCGTTGTTTTCTTTTAAATTTACAAAAGTAAAGTCGAGTTTTTCTTGCAAATCCATTACTACCTTTTCAGAGTTGTCTGAACTGCCATCGTTTATAACAATGACTTCTTTTAGGGGAAATCTTAACTCCAAAATGCTTTTTATTGTATCTTCAATCGTCTCTTCTTCGTTATAACAAGGAATTAAAAAAGTGATTCCTTCTGTCTGATTATCATAGTTTGGTAACTTTTTTAATTTAATTTCTTTAAACACAGCATAATAAATGGTCCCAACAATCCAATAAAGGGACATAAACAGTGGATATGTTAGCAATAAGCTAAATATTTTCAAACCTGAATCAACTCCTACAAAGCATAACAATACGAGATAGTTAGTTGATTTTTAGAATCAAAATCTTTTGGCTTCTAGTTTGTTATGCTTTGTTGTATTTTTTAATGCTTATGACTGATCGTTATGAGCATTCGTAATATATTTCAGATTTTTATATATAAGAGAAAAAGCTAATATATATGGCCAATAAATATAAGCTTCCTTTTTATTAAAAAACATAAAAACCGATAGATATACTCGAATTATGCCGGCGAAGAAATCATATCATCGATAAATTTATTTATAAAGTTCAAACTTAAACTGTAATCAAAAATAAATAAAATTACAGAGAAAATCATTACATTTAACTATATAGAACACAATTTTAAATATTACTTTGTTTTTGTGAAGAATAAAATTAAAAAAATAATTTTGTATAAATCTAGCAGCAATTCTACTGTTATTAATAAGATATAAAACAACAAACAATTAAATTGAGCTTCATTTAATAAAAAAGCTTGAAATTGAGCTTTGTGACTGCTTAATCTATAAAAAACATCTGTAAGTATAGTTGAAATATAGAGTTTTCTTAATTTTTAGGATATTTAAGCTTAACATTATCCACATAATTCTGTCTTTTAATTTATGAGTACATTTTCAGTGATAAATATTTTACAAATATTTTTATGTTTACATTTATTACAAGGAATATTGATTTTGTAATAAAACATTATTTAGTTTGTAATGATATGAGTAGCATAGAATAGACCTAATCCCTTATATACTGGCTTTTCAAGCGTTTTTTGAGATGAATATATATAAATAATAAAACGGTATAATATATTTTATTAAAACAAATTAAAAATGCAAGGTTTCTATAAAAATAGAAACCTTGCTCTAATACTTCTATAATAGAAGAGATTTTTAAATTTTATTAAACTAACCTATCTTTCTAAAGCATATTCATTTTCAACATATCAATCACACCGCTGGAAGCACCAGGGAAAGCAAAGATGTGTTGGTTTAATTCTTGCGCAGTCATACGACCGTCTACAATAAATGTCAGGATATTAATTAAATCAGGTGCGTCGTCTCCGTAAACAGCAGCGCCCACTAAATGTTTGTCTTGATCTAAGACAATATACATTTCCGCTTCAACTTCATTCTTATACTCAAATACCATTTGTTTACCAAATGGAACATATTTCACTGTATAAGCATCATCGTTTTCTGCTTCTTCTACAGAGACACCGATTTGCGACAGTCTAGGTAAAGCGTATACTACTTCTGGGATTGCTGGGTAGTGGATAGGTTCAGGATTTACGCCTAATATCTGACTGGCAATATAGTTGGATTCAAATGTTGCAGTCGGTGTCAATTTCGGAATCATTTTATCCACGACATCCCCGCTGGCAAAGATGTTGGATACGTTAGTACGCATATAATCATCTACTTGAATACCGCGATTGCTGAATTGGATGCCTGCATTTTCTAAGCCGATATTTTGTACATTAGGTTTACGGCCTGTTGCATCCAAGACATAATCTGTTTCAATAGAGAGACCAGATTCAGTTTCAACAAGATAACCTTCTTTAGATGGTATCACAGCAGTTGTATTTTCATTGAAATGGAATTGCACACCTTCAGCTTTCAATTTTTCAACCAGTTTTTGCACATGGCTGCGATTAAATCCTTTTAATGCTTCATCTGAATGATGAATAATATCCACTTTCACACCTGATTTAATCATAATAGAAGCAAATTCCATGCTGATAATACCGGCGCCAATCATAACCATGCGCTCAGGAAGTTGATCCATTGATAAGAAATCGCGACTGTCATGAGTGTATTCTTTTCCATCAATTTCTAGTTGATGGCTGTGTTGACCAGTACCGATGACAATATTTTCAGCTTCTAATTCTGTGTCATCTACAGTTACAGTGTGCGCATCTTTAATGACACCTTTACCCATATAAAGGTCAATACCTTGTTGTTCAATCATTGAAGCAACGAAGTCTGACATAGGATTAATGATTTCTTTTTTATATTTCATTAAATGTTCCCAATTTACTTGTAACTGATCCGCTTCAATAATGCCGTCATAATGACTGGCTTCTTCTAACACTTCATAAGGCCCTTCTAATAAAATTTTGGCGTTACAGCCGAAATTCGTGCAAGTACCTGCTACTTTATCTTTTTCAATGATCGCAACGGATTTGCCTGAATTGGCTAAAGTTACCGCTGCATGCCATGCCGCATGTCCGCTTCCTATAAATACAACATCATAACGTTTCATGAAAATCATCCTTTATTTATATTGATTTGTTTTTCAAGTGCGCTTTCTAGTTGGT
Above is a genomic segment from Staphylococcus piscifermentans containing:
- the icaA gene encoding poly-beta-1,6 N-acetyl-D-glucosamine synthase IcaA, producing MKIFSLLLTYPLFMSLYWIVGTIYYAVFKEIKLKKLPNYDNQTEGITFLIPCYNEEETIEDTIKSILELRFPLKEVIVINDGSSDNSEKVVMDLQEKLDFTFVNLKENNGKANALNEGIKHATYKYIMGIDADTIVDEDAPYFMIESFKHDPKLAAVTGNPRIRNKSSILGKIQAIEYASMVGSIKRAQSIAGKINTISGVFTLFRKEAIIQVGGWDIDMITEDIAISWKFHLNGWRIKYEPRALCWMLVPETIGGLWKQRIRWAQGGQEVLIRDFKQSLKTFNLAQYLLLFEQTVSLLWVYSVVILLALSVINTDFLDISFLQYQFTIIILSALLLTFINTIQFAISLFIDSAYEKINLFTIIFLSWYPTLYWVLNALVAIFAFPKALKRKKGAYATWSSPDRGNIKR
- a CDS encoding dihydrolipoyl dehydrogenase family protein; its protein translation is MKRYDVVFIGSGHAAWHAAVTLANSGKSVAIIEKDKVAGTCTNFGCNAKILLEGPYEVLEEASHYDGIIEADQLQVNWEHLMKYKKEIINPMSDFVASMIEQQGIDLYMGKGVIKDAHTVTVDDTELEAENIVIGTGQHSHQLEIDGKEYTHDSRDFLSMDQLPERMVMIGAGIISMEFASIMIKSGVKVDIIHHSDEALKGFNRSHVQKLVEKLKAEGVQFHFNENTTAVIPSKEGYLVETESGLSIETDYVLDATGRKPNVQNIGLENAGIQFSNRGIQVDDYMRTNVSNIFASGDVVDKMIPKLTPTATFESNYIASQILGVNPEPIHYPAIPEVVYALPRLSQIGVSVEEAENDDAYTVKYVPFGKQMVFEYKNEVEAEMYIVLDQDKHLVGAAVYGDDAPDLINILTFIVDGRMTAQELNQHIFAFPGASSGVIDMLKMNML